Proteins co-encoded in one Balearica regulorum gibbericeps isolate bBalReg1 chromosome 24, bBalReg1.pri, whole genome shotgun sequence genomic window:
- the SRCIN1 gene encoding SRC kinase signaling inhibitor 1 isoform X4 produces MISADDAEYPREYRTLGNGTRRFSNVGLVHTSERRHTVIAAQSLEALTGLQKSEMERKRDAFMDHLKNKYPQHALALRGQQERMRDQQPNYWSFKTRSSRHSQGSQPGLADQAKLSFASAESLETMSEAELPLGFNRMNRFRQSLPLSRSTSQTKLRSPGVLFLQFGDETRRVHITHEISSMDTLHALIVHMFPQKLTMGMLKSPNTAILIKDESRNVFYELEDVRDIQDRSIIKIYRKEPLYASFPASHITNGDLRREMVYTSRESSPTRRLNNMSPASHLTSGSPPPVLQSSSPSRSRMSYSGGRPPSYAGSPVHHSERLSNLPPAQGVSPSPSAILERRDVKPDEDLAGKNVVLVKNEGLYADPYGMVHEGRLSITSTQSLAGMGDPFGYSGGLYKRGSVRSLSTYSAAALQTELEDSLYKPNAPIYSDTYGPGLGFRMPPSSPQKMADGRLVEPGQSPHSPYSGPPSRSSPVRQSFRKDSCSSVFMESPVNKPRNASSSGPPELFPGPGDRPLSGFGSPGPAKDTETRERMEAMEKQIASLTGLVQSALLRGSEAETPSEKTEATNGGTPPSASTSRSGMGTPVPAPPPPSVTSTPAGQPTAITRLHMQLHLHDLQQNASDLRNQLQQLKKLQLQNQETVKTMLRRTETEISVRVTDTMRKHEDPLQRQRSLVEEERLRYLNEEELITQQLNDLEKSVEKIQKDLAHNHRLIPVQELEEKAVVLKQLGETLTDLKAQFPSLQSKMRVVLRVEVEAVKFLKEEPNRLDGLLKRCQTVTDTLAQIRRQVDEGVWTSPSNLSQSPKKVAPETDFSKGLDLEMPTSPPVSLHHLTAATETLGMPSFGHSPPQTQTHPSKSNNPSRAPEMVPAKTQTGPETPSKKSADKAVSVEAAERDWEEKRAALTQYSAKDINRLLEETQAELMKAIPDLEFAAKHKQATGSGSTASTPEHKPSKPQHAPKSGGKGDPNGRRGSDELTVPRYRTEKPSKSPPPPPPRRSFPSSHGLTTTRSGEVIVTSKKEPGFMKKAESEELETQKPQVKLRRTVSEVVRPASTPPIIASAIKDDDDEDRIIAELESGGVSIPAMKVVNPASRLKQSQQGSPDKSKHIKQRMEYMRIQGQQQAARPSKEASETSPAVSEKPASGRTSIPVLTSFGARNSSISF; encoded by the exons cAACCCAACTACTGGAGCTTTAAG aCGAGGAGCTCCCGACACTCCCAGGGCTCCCAGCCCGGCTTGGCCGATCAAGCCAAACTCTCCTTCGCCTCGGCCGAATCCTTGGAAACCATGTCGGAAGCGGAGCTGCCCTTGGGGTTCAACAGGATGAACCGGTTCCGGCAGAGCTTGCCCTTGTCCCGGTCCACCAGCCAGACGAAGCTGCGATCGCCAG gggtccttttcctgcagtttggGGATGAGACGAGACGCGTCCACATCACCCACGAGATCAGCAGCATGGACACCCTGCACGCCCTCATTGTCCACATGTTCCCCCAGAAGCTCACCATGGGGATGCTGAAGTCTCCCAACACCGCCATCCTCATCAAGGATGAGTCGCGCAATGTCTTCTACGAGCTGGAGGATGTCCG CGACATCCAGGACAGAAGTATCATTAAAATCTACCGGAAAGAACCACTCTACGCCTCGTTCCCAGCCTCGCACATCACCAACGGCGACCTGAGG AGGGAGATGGTGTACACCTCCAGGGAGTCGTCTCCCACCCGCCGGCTGAACAACATGTCCCCGGCTTCCCACCTCACCTCCGGCTCCCCTCCGCCGGTGCTCCAGtcctcctccccgtcccgctcccGCATGTCCTACAGCGGGGGCCGCCCGCCCTCCTACGCCGGCAGCCCCGTCCATCACAGCGAGCGTCTCTCCAACCTGCCGCCCGCCCAGGGGGTCTCGCCCAGCCCCAGCGCCATCCTGGAGCGCCGGGACGTGAAGCCGGATGAGGACCTGGCCGGGAAGAATGTGGTGCTGGTGAAGAACGAGGGGCTTTACGCCGATCCCTACGGCATGGTGCACGAGGGCCGGCTCAGCATCACCTCCACCCAGTCCCTGGCTGGCATGGGAGACCCTTTCGGCTACTCGGGGGGGCTGTACAAGCGGGGCTCCGTTCGCTCTCTCAGCACCTACTCGGCGGCCGCCTTGCAGACAGAGCTGGAGGACAGCCTGTACAAGCCCAACGCGCCCATTTACAGCGACACGTACGGACCCGGCTTGGGTTTCCGCatgcccccctcctccccacagaaGATGGCTGATGGCCGGCTGGTGGAGCCGGGGCAGAGCCCGCACAGCCCCTACTCGGGACCCCCCAGCCGCTCCTCGCCTGTCCGTCAGTCCTTCCGCAAGGACTCCTGCTCCTCCGTCTTCATGGAAAGCCCGGTCAACAAACCGCGCAACGCCAGCTCCTCCGGCCCTCCGGAGCTGTTTCCTGGCCCCGGCGATCGCCCGCTCTCGGGGTTCGGCTCCCCGGGACCAGCCAAGGACACGGAAACGAG GGAGCGGATGGAGGCGATGGAGAAGCAGATCGCCAGCCTGACGGGGCTGGTGCAGAGCGCGCTGCTCCGTGGCTCCGAGGCCGAGACCCCCAG CGAGAAGACAGAAGCCACCAACGGCGGGACCCCCCCGTCTGCGT CGACCAGCCGCAGCGGCATGGGGACACCGGTGCCTgcgcccccgccgccctccgTCACCAGCACGCCGGCGGGGCAGCCCACTGCCATCACCCGCTTGCACATGCAGCTGCACCTCCACGACCTGCAGCAGAACGCCAGCGACCTCCGcaaccagctgcagcagctcaagAAGCTGCAG ctgcagaaccAGGAGACGGTGAAGACGATGCTGCGGCGGACGGAGACGGAGATCAGCGTGCGGGTGACGGACACCATGCGCAAGCACGAGGACCCCCTGCAGCGCCAGCGCAGCTTGGTGGAAGAGGAGCGGCTCCGCTACCTCAACGAGGAGGAGCTGATCACCCAGCAGCTCAA TGACCTGGAGAAGTCGGTGGAGAAGATCCAGAAGGATTTGGCCCACAACCACCGGCTCATCCCCgtgcaggagctggaggagaaggcgGTGGTGCTCAAGCAGCTGGGGGAGACGCTGACAGACCTCAAGG cccagttccccagcctgcagagcaAGATGCGGGTGGTGCTGCGGGTGGAGGTGGAAGCCGTCAAGTTCCTCAAGGAGGAGCCGAACCGTCTGGATGGTCTGCTCAAGCGCTGCCAGACGGTGACGGACACGCTCGCCCAGATCCGCAG GCAAGTGGACGAGGGGGTGTGGACCTCCCCCAGCAACCTCAGCCAGTCCCCCAAGAAGGTGGCCCCCGAGACAGACTTCAGCAAAGGGCTGGATTTGGAGATGCCCACCAGCCCCCCAGTGAGCCTCCACCACCTGACGGCCGCCACCGAGACGCTGGGCATGCCCAGCTTtgggcacagccccccccagaCCCAGACCCACCCCTCCAAGAGCAATAACCCTTCCCGAGCTCCGGAGATGGTACCTGCCAAGACCCAGACGGGCCCGGAGACCCCCAGCAAGAAGAGTGCGGACAAAGCCGTATCCGTGGAG GCTGCCGAGCGGGACTGGGAGGAGAAGCGGGCGGCGCTGACCCAGTACAGCGCCAAGGACATCAACCGCCTCCTCGAGGAGACGCAAGCCGAGCTGATGAAGGCCATCCCCGACCTGGAGTTCGCCGCCAAGCACAAGCAAGCCACGGGCAGCGGCAGCACCGCCTCCACGCCTGAGCACAAACCCTCCAAGCCGCAGCACGCACCTAAGTCGGGGGGCAAGGGGGACCCCAACGGCCGCAGGGGCTCAG ACGAACTGACGGTGCCGCGGTACCGGACCGAGAAACCCTCCAAATCGCCGCCACCACCTCCTCCACGCCGGAGCTTCCCCTCGTCTCACGGACTGACCACAACCCGCAGCGGCGAAGTCATCGTCACCAGCAAGAAGGAGCCCGGTTTTATGAAG AAGGCCGAGTCGGAGGAGCTGGAGACCCAGAAGCCGCAGGTGAAGCTGAGACGGACGGTGTCGGAGGTGGTCAGGCCGGCGTCCACCCCTCCCATCATCGCCTCTGCCATCAAAGACGACGACGACGAGGACCGCATCATTGCGGAGCTGGAG AGCGGTGGCGTGTCCATCCCGGCCATGAAGGTGGTAAACCCGGCGTCCCGGCTGAAGCAGAGCCAGCAGGGCAGCCCCGACAAAAGCAAGCACATAAAGCAGCGGATGGAGTACATGCGGAtccagggccagcagcag gCCGCTAGACCATCTAAAGAGGCTAGTGAGACTTCCCCCGCGGTCTCAGAAAAACCCGCATCTGGCAGAACATCCATCCCCGTATTGACTTCCTTTGGGGCAAGGAACTCCTCCATCTCATTCTGA
- the SRCIN1 gene encoding SRC kinase signaling inhibitor 1 isoform X1, which produces MNRQGEPRSLNPPLLGEGLARIYCGILAVVRALRLAKEAPSAPGDPGAASPVPQKRFAGRRGSCPAPVDPERTSTHMISADDAEYPREYRTLGNGTRRFSNVGLVHTSERRHTVIAAQSLEALTGLQKSEMERKRDAFMDHLKNKYPQHALALRGQQERMRDQQPNYWSFKTRSSRHSQGSQPGLADQAKLSFASAESLETMSEAELPLGFNRMNRFRQSLPLSRSTSQTKLRSPGVLFLQFGDETRRVHITHEISSMDTLHALIVHMFPQKLTMGMLKSPNTAILIKDESRNVFYELEDVRDIQDRSIIKIYRKEPLYASFPASHITNGDLRREMVYTSRESSPTRRLNNMSPASHLTSGSPPPVLQSSSPSRSRMSYSGGRPPSYAGSPVHHSERLSNLPPAQGVSPSPSAILERRDVKPDEDLAGKNVVLVKNEGLYADPYGMVHEGRLSITSTQSLAGMGDPFGYSGGLYKRGSVRSLSTYSAAALQTELEDSLYKPNAPIYSDTYGPGLGFRMPPSSPQKMADGRLVEPGQSPHSPYSGPPSRSSPVRQSFRKDSCSSVFMESPVNKPRNASSSGPPELFPGPGDRPLSGFGSPGPAKDTETRERMEAMEKQIASLTGLVQSALLRGSEAETPSEKTEATNGGTPPSASTSRSGMGTPVPAPPPPSVTSTPAGQPTAITRLHMQLHLHDLQQNASDLRNQLQQLKKLQLQNQETVKTMLRRTETEISVRVTDTMRKHEDPLQRQRSLVEEERLRYLNEEELITQQLNDLEKSVEKIQKDLAHNHRLIPVQELEEKAVVLKQLGETLTDLKAQFPSLQSKMRVVLRVEVEAVKFLKEEPNRLDGLLKRCQTVTDTLAQIRRQVDEGVWTSPSNLSQSPKKVAPETDFSKGLDLEMPTSPPVSLHHLTAATETLGMPSFGHSPPQTQTHPSKSNNPSRAPEMVPAKTQTGPETPSKKSADKAVSVEAAERDWEEKRAALTQYSAKDINRLLEETQAELMKAIPDLEFAAKHKQATGSGSTASTPEHKPSKPQHAPKSGGKGDPNGRRGSDELTVPRYRTEKPSKSPPPPPPRRSFPSSHGLTTTRSGEVIVTSKKEPGFMKKAESEELETQKPQVKLRRTVSEVVRPASTPPIIASAIKDDDDEDRIIAELEVFQRSSASPFLPKLRYDPLAAAVSPGHADMWPNGASVAAEGWKEPLALAAPGSRAFSLPQIVLTEWVSEPPSPEAEPEAWVETGCSEHGDPAGSGGAGGELTPEGGRKCRVSPGISKKSLSTRGYPPASAPQPPSSPSRGRARAAGETWRFPLAASKVPSLSKHKTSCPTGEKGGDAALNAAGRQEGSSKTSHGGPLAAQAPRSRGEATAPGAGEAVLPSSGTGGGGPGTVPRLPGNGDPQGGARQSVWEASLPPGDSAGACKPARREEGSPAPACPVPNPAAFPGGDPAPRGSEHSRAEHPQEQVAAFSRPSHCAASPGWGGGAPAAGDKGQEDARAGGKAEGLCAGQSSPRCSMTLRSKEIYEGTYQRLDSLEETIRELEITISEISSHPSVEFVLPKERLGQAGSKDAGEETGEGLGDLKQSSCDDGTVLDLSQAKDDAPKSPSPSKTKPPLLPKPQLPLNTPQSGGVSIPAMKVVNPASRLKQSQQGSPDKSKHIKQRMEYMRIQGQQQAARPSKEASETSPAVSEKPASGRTSIPVLTSFGARNSSISF; this is translated from the exons cAACCCAACTACTGGAGCTTTAAG aCGAGGAGCTCCCGACACTCCCAGGGCTCCCAGCCCGGCTTGGCCGATCAAGCCAAACTCTCCTTCGCCTCGGCCGAATCCTTGGAAACCATGTCGGAAGCGGAGCTGCCCTTGGGGTTCAACAGGATGAACCGGTTCCGGCAGAGCTTGCCCTTGTCCCGGTCCACCAGCCAGACGAAGCTGCGATCGCCAG gggtccttttcctgcagtttggGGATGAGACGAGACGCGTCCACATCACCCACGAGATCAGCAGCATGGACACCCTGCACGCCCTCATTGTCCACATGTTCCCCCAGAAGCTCACCATGGGGATGCTGAAGTCTCCCAACACCGCCATCCTCATCAAGGATGAGTCGCGCAATGTCTTCTACGAGCTGGAGGATGTCCG CGACATCCAGGACAGAAGTATCATTAAAATCTACCGGAAAGAACCACTCTACGCCTCGTTCCCAGCCTCGCACATCACCAACGGCGACCTGAGG AGGGAGATGGTGTACACCTCCAGGGAGTCGTCTCCCACCCGCCGGCTGAACAACATGTCCCCGGCTTCCCACCTCACCTCCGGCTCCCCTCCGCCGGTGCTCCAGtcctcctccccgtcccgctcccGCATGTCCTACAGCGGGGGCCGCCCGCCCTCCTACGCCGGCAGCCCCGTCCATCACAGCGAGCGTCTCTCCAACCTGCCGCCCGCCCAGGGGGTCTCGCCCAGCCCCAGCGCCATCCTGGAGCGCCGGGACGTGAAGCCGGATGAGGACCTGGCCGGGAAGAATGTGGTGCTGGTGAAGAACGAGGGGCTTTACGCCGATCCCTACGGCATGGTGCACGAGGGCCGGCTCAGCATCACCTCCACCCAGTCCCTGGCTGGCATGGGAGACCCTTTCGGCTACTCGGGGGGGCTGTACAAGCGGGGCTCCGTTCGCTCTCTCAGCACCTACTCGGCGGCCGCCTTGCAGACAGAGCTGGAGGACAGCCTGTACAAGCCCAACGCGCCCATTTACAGCGACACGTACGGACCCGGCTTGGGTTTCCGCatgcccccctcctccccacagaaGATGGCTGATGGCCGGCTGGTGGAGCCGGGGCAGAGCCCGCACAGCCCCTACTCGGGACCCCCCAGCCGCTCCTCGCCTGTCCGTCAGTCCTTCCGCAAGGACTCCTGCTCCTCCGTCTTCATGGAAAGCCCGGTCAACAAACCGCGCAACGCCAGCTCCTCCGGCCCTCCGGAGCTGTTTCCTGGCCCCGGCGATCGCCCGCTCTCGGGGTTCGGCTCCCCGGGACCAGCCAAGGACACGGAAACGAG GGAGCGGATGGAGGCGATGGAGAAGCAGATCGCCAGCCTGACGGGGCTGGTGCAGAGCGCGCTGCTCCGTGGCTCCGAGGCCGAGACCCCCAG CGAGAAGACAGAAGCCACCAACGGCGGGACCCCCCCGTCTGCGT CGACCAGCCGCAGCGGCATGGGGACACCGGTGCCTgcgcccccgccgccctccgTCACCAGCACGCCGGCGGGGCAGCCCACTGCCATCACCCGCTTGCACATGCAGCTGCACCTCCACGACCTGCAGCAGAACGCCAGCGACCTCCGcaaccagctgcagcagctcaagAAGCTGCAG ctgcagaaccAGGAGACGGTGAAGACGATGCTGCGGCGGACGGAGACGGAGATCAGCGTGCGGGTGACGGACACCATGCGCAAGCACGAGGACCCCCTGCAGCGCCAGCGCAGCTTGGTGGAAGAGGAGCGGCTCCGCTACCTCAACGAGGAGGAGCTGATCACCCAGCAGCTCAA TGACCTGGAGAAGTCGGTGGAGAAGATCCAGAAGGATTTGGCCCACAACCACCGGCTCATCCCCgtgcaggagctggaggagaaggcgGTGGTGCTCAAGCAGCTGGGGGAGACGCTGACAGACCTCAAGG cccagttccccagcctgcagagcaAGATGCGGGTGGTGCTGCGGGTGGAGGTGGAAGCCGTCAAGTTCCTCAAGGAGGAGCCGAACCGTCTGGATGGTCTGCTCAAGCGCTGCCAGACGGTGACGGACACGCTCGCCCAGATCCGCAG GCAAGTGGACGAGGGGGTGTGGACCTCCCCCAGCAACCTCAGCCAGTCCCCCAAGAAGGTGGCCCCCGAGACAGACTTCAGCAAAGGGCTGGATTTGGAGATGCCCACCAGCCCCCCAGTGAGCCTCCACCACCTGACGGCCGCCACCGAGACGCTGGGCATGCCCAGCTTtgggcacagccccccccagaCCCAGACCCACCCCTCCAAGAGCAATAACCCTTCCCGAGCTCCGGAGATGGTACCTGCCAAGACCCAGACGGGCCCGGAGACCCCCAGCAAGAAGAGTGCGGACAAAGCCGTATCCGTGGAG GCTGCCGAGCGGGACTGGGAGGAGAAGCGGGCGGCGCTGACCCAGTACAGCGCCAAGGACATCAACCGCCTCCTCGAGGAGACGCAAGCCGAGCTGATGAAGGCCATCCCCGACCTGGAGTTCGCCGCCAAGCACAAGCAAGCCACGGGCAGCGGCAGCACCGCCTCCACGCCTGAGCACAAACCCTCCAAGCCGCAGCACGCACCTAAGTCGGGGGGCAAGGGGGACCCCAACGGCCGCAGGGGCTCAG ACGAACTGACGGTGCCGCGGTACCGGACCGAGAAACCCTCCAAATCGCCGCCACCACCTCCTCCACGCCGGAGCTTCCCCTCGTCTCACGGACTGACCACAACCCGCAGCGGCGAAGTCATCGTCACCAGCAAGAAGGAGCCCGGTTTTATGAAG AAGGCCGAGTCGGAGGAGCTGGAGACCCAGAAGCCGCAGGTGAAGCTGAGACGGACGGTGTCGGAGGTGGTCAGGCCGGCGTCCACCCCTCCCATCATCGCCTCTGCCATCAAAGACGACGACGACGAGGACCGCATCATTGCGGAGCTGGAG GTGTTTCAGAGAAGCTCtgcctcccctttcctccccaagCTCCGTTACGATCCGCTCGCGGCTGCCGTCTCCCCTGGGCACGCAGACATGTGGCCCAACGGAGCCTCCGTTGCAGCCGAAGGATGGAAG GAGCCGTTGGCCCTGGCAGCCCCGGGGAGCAGGGCTTTCTCCCTCCCGCAGATTGTGCTCACCGAGTGGGTGTCTGAACCGCCGTCCCCCGAAGCCGAACCGGAGGCGTGGGTGGAAACGGGCTGCTCGGAGCACGGGGACCCGGCCGGCAgcggaggagcaggaggggagctTACACCTGAGGGGGGAAGGAAATGCCGTGTGTCTCCTGGCATCTCCAAAAAGTCTCTGTCCACACGTGGGTACCCTCCAGCctccgccccgcagcccccgagCAGCCCGTCCCGGGGCCGTGCCCGTGCAGCAGGAGAGACTTGGAGGTTCCCTCTAGCAGCCAGCAAGGTCCCGTCTCTCTCAAAGCATAAAACGAGCTGTCCCACgggggaaaaaggaggggaCGCTGCTCTGAACGCTGCCGGCAGGCAAGAAGGCAGCAGCAAGACTTCTCATGGAGGTCCCTTGGCTGCACAGGCTCCTCGTTCCCGGGGGGAAGCCACGGCTCCTGGAGCTGGCGAGGCGGTGCTCCCCTCCTCTGGCACAGGCGGCGGAGGGCCTGGCACTGTCCCCCGGCTTCCCGGTAATGGGGACCCCCAAGGAGGAGCCAGGCAGAGCGTGTGGGAGGCATCACTCCCTCCTGGAGACTCTGCTGGGGCTTGCAAACCAGCACGGAGGGAGGAGGGCtcgccagccccagcctgcccagTGCCAAATCCCGCAGCTTTCCCAGGTGGGGATCCAGCCCCGCGGGGAAGCGAACACTCCCGGGCTGAGCATCCCCAGGAGCAGGTCGCTGCTTTCTCAAGGCCAAGCCATTGCGCCGCGTCGCCGGGATGGGGCGGTGGGGCTCCAGCTGCCGGGGACAAAGGGCAGGAGGatgccagggcaggggggaaggcagaggggcTCTGCGCAGGGCAGTCCTCCCCTCGCTGCTCCATGACTCTGCGCAGCAAGGAGATTTATGAAGGCACGTACCAGAGACTGGACAGCCTGGAAGAAACTATCCGTGAGCTGGAAATAACCATCAGTGAGATCAGCAGCCATCCCTCGGTTGAATTTGTATTGCCTAAAGAACGGCTGGGACAAGCGGGATCCAAGGATGCCGGCGAGGAGACCGGGGAAGGTCTGGGGGATCTCAAACAGAGTAGCTGCGACGATGGGACTGTCCTGGATCTCAGTCAGGCCAAAGATGATGCTCCCAAGAGTCCATCTCCAAGCAAGACCAAGCCACCTCTGCTACCCAAGCCGCAGCTCCCCCTCAACACTCCGcag AGCGGTGGCGTGTCCATCCCGGCCATGAAGGTGGTAAACCCGGCGTCCCGGCTGAAGCAGAGCCAGCAGGGCAGCCCCGACAAAAGCAAGCACATAAAGCAGCGGATGGAGTACATGCGGAtccagggccagcagcag gCCGCTAGACCATCTAAAGAGGCTAGTGAGACTTCCCCCGCGGTCTCAGAAAAACCCGCATCTGGCAGAACATCCATCCCCGTATTGACTTCCTTTGGGGCAAGGAACTCCTCCATCTCATTCTGA